A genome region from Deltaproteobacteria bacterium HGW-Deltaproteobacteria-2 includes the following:
- a CDS encoding AMP-dependent synthetase produces MVSAALPWLKEYNIFGIPQTLNPYPDKPAYDILYETARRFKKQGLVQIDYFMSYPEVKNHVDRLATVLFNMGLKKGDRVATLLPTSIQFVIADYAISRAGLVHIPSSSLEPADHLQHKFKEGSPYSLICLDEYLDVVKNIVQHVEIKNIIVSKLDDYSLNKPKSYEPLTLKGAQWWTELISKTPPSPPEITFDVAKDLELILFTGGTTGLPKGCMLTHRNVYANTMQNANAMGGAQKLVKGALTVLMGLPFFHSYGHCTMHTMTYEGYNQILIPDARDTASMVRMIKEYHPFLQIGVPTQFLKLTQGELKDVNILGISGSAPLPKTVQEEFEKKGGGGGIMEGYGLSEMSPVTHLNTSFLLRILGGRTLVKINSKLLQIPGVVPMINNFLRLLGSRNTGFMMSKGMGLLSRLTANKATKPKKVVEKRGTIGVPMPDTEIKIVDIDTGAILSWDEIVKGKTGEMYLRGPQRMLGYWPTPGSGLDEEGYVHTGDVVKVDENGYFYIVDRTKDMIIVSGFKVYSREIDDILQGCPGVGRAATIGIPDPERQGSERVCVFVEPQNGCERDITEEKIINYLKNSVAKYAVPKVVKIVESIPLTEVQKVNKKLLRQIAEKEAAGKKADGASS; encoded by the coding sequence ATGGTCAGTGCTGCCTTACCGTGGCTAAAGGAATATAATATCTTCGGCATACCACAAACGTTAAACCCTTATCCGGATAAACCCGCATACGATATTCTGTATGAGACAGCCAGGAGATTCAAGAAACAGGGTCTTGTTCAGATAGACTATTTTATGAGTTATCCGGAAGTGAAGAATCATGTTGATCGTCTGGCTACGGTCTTGTTTAACATGGGACTGAAAAAAGGCGACAGGGTTGCAACTCTTTTACCGACTTCAATCCAGTTTGTTATCGCGGATTATGCTATTTCCAGAGCCGGTCTGGTACATATCCCCAGCAGCTCTCTGGAACCGGCCGATCATTTGCAACATAAATTCAAAGAAGGTTCACCCTATTCTCTGATTTGTCTGGATGAATATCTGGACGTCGTTAAAAATATAGTACAGCATGTTGAGATAAAGAATATTATCGTTTCAAAATTAGACGATTATTCGCTTAATAAACCCAAAAGCTATGAACCGCTTACATTAAAAGGCGCGCAGTGGTGGACTGAATTGATTTCAAAGACTCCCCCCAGTCCTCCCGAAATCACCTTTGATGTGGCAAAAGATCTGGAATTGATCCTTTTCACCGGTGGGACAACAGGTCTTCCCAAAGGATGCATGCTGACGCATCGCAACGTGTACGCCAACACTATGCAAAACGCCAATGCCATGGGCGGAGCGCAAAAGCTGGTCAAAGGTGCTCTGACCGTTTTAATGGGACTACCTTTCTTCCATTCCTATGGTCACTGTACCATGCATACTATGACCTACGAGGGCTATAATCAGATATTGATTCCCGATGCGCGTGATACAGCAAGCATGGTCAGAATGATCAAGGAGTATCATCCGTTTTTACAGATAGGCGTGCCGACTCAATTCCTGAAATTAACACAGGGAGAATTAAAGGATGTTAACATTCTGGGCATTTCCGGTTCGGCACCCTTGCCCAAGACAGTTCAGGAAGAATTTGAAAAGAAGGGCGGCGGAGGCGGAATCATGGAAGGTTACGGTCTTTCCGAAATGTCGCCCGTTACCCATCTGAATACATCATTTCTGCTGCGGATTTTGGGCGGTAGAACTCTTGTAAAAATAAACAGCAAGCTTCTTCAGATACCGGGTGTTGTCCCTATGATCAATAATTTTTTACGTCTTTTAGGCAGTAGAAATACCGGCTTCATGATGAGCAAAGGCATGGGCCTTTTATCGAGGCTGACCGCGAATAAAGCAACAAAACCGAAAAAGGTCGTTGAAAAAAGAGGAACCATAGGCGTTCCGATGCCCGATACGGAAATAAAGATTGTCGATATCGATACAGGAGCGATCCTGTCCTGGGATGAAATTGTTAAAGGCAAGACAGGTGAAATGTATCTGCGCGGTCCGCAGAGGATGCTGGGATACTGGCCCACGCCGGGAAGCGGTCTCGATGAAGAGGGGTACGTTCATACAGGCGATGTCGTCAAGGTTGATGAAAACGGTTATTTCTATATCGTTGATAGAACCAAGGACATGATAATTGTTTCAGGATTCAAGGTATATTCCAGAGAGATTGACGACATCTTACAGGGGTGTCCCGGCGTAGGAAGGGCTGCGACAATCGGCATTCCCGATCCCGAAAGACAGGGTAGTGAGCGTGTATGTGTGTTTGTCGAGCCGCAGAACGGATGCGAAAGGGACATTACCGAAGAAAAGATAATAAATTATCTGAAGAATTCAGTGGCAAAATATGCAGTACCGAAAGTTGTGAAGATAGTTGAATCAATACCCCTTACTGAAGTCCAGAAAGTGAACAAGAAATTATTGCGCCAGATAGCTGAAAAGGAAGCCGCCGGCAAGAAAGCAGATGGTGCAAGCTCATAA
- a CDS encoding DUF1318 domain-containing protein — protein sequence MKKTFKAISYIAAFVIVACVTVNIYFPAAEVQKAADKIVDDIRTNTPESPVEKPGPTSSLDFMFGARPAYAEVNIDVSTPAIRGIKESIKSRYAQLKTFYDKGALGENNKGLIEAKDTAGLNLQERSLVNKLIDQENKDRAALYSEIASANKLGSDSVPQIKKIFANSWREKSQSGWWVQNDGGNWEKKK from the coding sequence ATGAAAAAAACATTCAAAGCAATCAGTTATATTGCAGCTTTTGTAATTGTTGCCTGCGTTACCGTAAACATCTATTTCCCGGCGGCTGAAGTTCAGAAAGCAGCGGACAAGATCGTTGATGATATCCGTACCAATACCCCGGAATCGCCTGTGGAAAAGCCGGGCCCCACAAGTTCTCTGGATTTCATGTTCGGCGCGAGACCGGCATACGCCGAAGTGAATATTGATGTGTCAACCCCCGCTATCCGCGGCATCAAGGAATCGATTAAGAGCCGGTACGCGCAGTTGAAGACATTCTATGACAAGGGTGCGCTAGGCGAAAACAACAAGGGGTTGATCGAGGCCAAAGATACGGCAGGATTAAATCTACAGGAAAGAAGCCTGGTCAATAAACTAATCGATCAGGAAAACAAAGATCGCGCGGCGCTTTACAGCGAAATCGCCAGCGCGAACAAGCTCGGCTCGGACTCGGTGCCACAGATAAAGAAAATATTCGCCAACAGTTGGAGAGAAAAATCTCAGTCCGGCTGGTGGGTGCAAAACGACGGCGGCAATTGGGAGAAGAAAAAATAG
- the thiE gene encoding thiamine phosphate synthase, producing the protein MITAKDQTLRADLRRGLYLVLTEPRDGYETVCRWAVEAGLPAVQLRYKGSDDREHLALAQALRLITKGTGTLFIVNDRPDIARISQADGVHLGQNDLPVAEVRRIIGPAMLLGLSTHDIEQVATANTAPVDYIGFGPLFSTNSKAQPDPVTGPGALKAALVISRHPVVAIGGLNLERIKQLHARPHNAAVIRAVSDAPNPLAAMRAINAACLDMDL; encoded by the coding sequence ATGATTACAGCAAAAGATCAAACACTCAGAGCAGACCTGCGGCGCGGGCTTTATCTTGTATTGACTGAACCGCGAGACGGGTATGAAACGGTCTGCCGGTGGGCGGTGGAGGCAGGTCTTCCGGCAGTGCAATTGCGCTACAAGGGCAGTGACGATCGTGAACATCTTGCTCTGGCGCAAGCTCTGCGACTGATCACCAAAGGCACCGGCACGCTCTTCATCGTGAATGACCGGCCCGATATCGCACGCATCTCGCAAGCCGACGGAGTGCATCTGGGTCAGAATGATCTTCCGGTTGCGGAAGTCCGGCGGATCATCGGCCCGGCCATGTTGCTGGGCCTTTCCACGCATGACATAGAGCAGGTTGCCACCGCGAACACCGCGCCTGTAGATTACATCGGGTTCGGGCCTTTGTTCTCCACCAATTCCAAGGCGCAACCCGATCCGGTAACCGGTCCCGGGGCATTGAAAGCCGCGCTGGTCATCAGCCGACATCCCGTCGTAGCCATAGGCGGGCTGAATCTGGAGCGTATCAAGCAACTGCATGCACGCCCGCATAATGCGGCAGTTATCCGGGCTGTAAGTGACGCGCCCAATCCTCTGGCCGCTATGCGCGCGATCAATGCTGCTTGCCTGGACATGGACTTGTGA
- a CDS encoding ribose 1,5-bisphosphate isomerase (in Methanocaldococcus jannaschii this enzyme is involved in conversion of 5-phospho-D-ribose-1-pyrophosphate to ribulose-1,5-bisphosphate using NAD as a cofactor; part of RubisCO pathway): MLNEVIISRAILDSYFKKLDSCLDLDVAIVGGGPSGLVAGYYLARAGRKVSLFERKLSIGGGVWGGGMMFNSIVVQEAGRQLLDEFDLKGSEYTPGYYVLDAVDVTATLIHKAVRAGLQIFNLITMEDVVIKNERVAGLVINWSAVDILKWHVDPITLHAKYVIDGTGHPANVAEVLVRKMGVRLNTSTGGIVGEKSMEAEQGEMQTVENTREVYPGLYVSGMAANAVYGGYRMGPVFGGMLLSGRKAAEMILAHL, translated from the coding sequence ATGTTAAACGAAGTAATTATCAGTCGGGCAATTCTGGATTCCTATTTTAAAAAGCTTGATAGCTGTTTGGATCTTGATGTCGCCATAGTCGGCGGCGGACCATCAGGTTTGGTGGCCGGATACTATCTGGCCAGGGCAGGACGGAAAGTGTCACTTTTCGAACGCAAGCTCTCGATAGGGGGTGGCGTTTGGGGAGGCGGCATGATGTTCAATTCCATCGTGGTGCAGGAGGCCGGCCGGCAACTGCTTGACGAATTCGACCTCAAAGGTTCGGAATATACGCCCGGCTATTATGTGCTCGATGCCGTGGATGTCACTGCAACACTCATCCACAAGGCCGTGCGGGCCGGTCTGCAGATCTTCAACCTCATTACCATGGAGGATGTGGTGATCAAGAACGAGCGCGTGGCCGGTCTGGTCATCAATTGGAGCGCTGTTGATATCCTGAAGTGGCATGTGGACCCGATAACCCTTCACGCCAAATATGTCATCGACGGCACGGGGCATCCCGCCAATGTCGCCGAAGTACTCGTCCGGAAAATGGGCGTCAGACTGAATACGAGCACCGGCGGCATCGTGGGTGAAAAATCCATGGAGGCCGAACAGGGCGAGATGCAAACTGTAGAAAACACCCGCGAGGTCTATCCCGGGCTTTATGTCAGCGGCATGGCCGCCAATGCGGTTTATGGCGGCTATCGCATGGGTCCGGTCTTCGGCGGCATGCTGCTCTCGGGCCGCAAGGCGGCTGAAATGATTCTGGCGCACCTATGA